The Terriglobales bacterium genomic interval CTGGCAACAGGCACTTCGCAGTATGGCATGCAGACGTTCGACCAATCGCTCTATGACCTGTATTCGCAGGGATTGATCTCGTTCGAAGTGGCACTCGAGAACGCCAGCAATCCGGACGATTTCAAGCTGCGTGTTGCAGGTATCTCGAGCACCAGCGAATCGGCTCGCGAAGACATGCAGGCGAGTTACGGAGCTGGATTCGCACGTTAGCGAGTTGTAGTTCCCCTGGAGAAAGGACGCGCTGCGGCGCGTCCTTTCGCTTTTGGTGCAGGTGCGTTAAGGTACGCGCATGAGCTTCGGCCGAAAACCCAAGGTGCTGTTGAACGACGAACCATCTCTCTACGAGTACGCGATTGGCGCGCTTGGCCGACGCATGCGAACTGTCGCCGAACTGAAACGCCTGATGCGGCCGAAGGTCGAGGACTCGGAATACGGCCGCGTGCTGGTGGAGACGGTGATCGCGAGGCTGAAGGAAGAGAAGTACCTGAACGACAGTCAGTACGCTGCGACGTTCTCGTCGCTGCGGAAGGAGAACGAGCGCTTTGGAAAGCGTCGTGTCATCTCGGACCTGAAGCAGCGTGGCGTTCACGACGAGGTGATCAGCAAGGCCGTTTCGGCGACGTACGAAGACACGAACGAAGAACAGTTGGCGCGCGACTTCCTGCGTCGTAAGCGACTGAAGAAGCCGTCGAACGAGAAAGAGACTGCACGAATTTTTCGCGCCATGGTGCGGGCGGGGTTTGGGTCGAGGACGATCTTCGCGATCCTGAAGAACTGGGACGTGGACGACGAGGTGCTGTCGGCACTGGAGGAAGAGGAGCCGCCGACGGAGCAGTAGGCCCGCATATCGATGCCAGTGGCGTTAACCCGCGCGAGCGTGCCGTGCGC includes:
- a CDS encoding regulatory protein RecX is translated as MSFGRKPKVLLNDEPSLYEYAIGALGRRMRTVAELKRLMRPKVEDSEYGRVLVETVIARLKEEKYLNDSQYAATFSSLRKENERFGKRRVISDLKQRGVHDEVISKAVSATYEDTNEEQLARDFLRRKRLKKPSNEKETARIFRAMVRAGFGSRTIFAILKNWDVDDEVLSALEEEEPPTEQ